Proteins encoded together in one Propionispora hippei DSM 15287 window:
- the gyrB gene encoding DNA topoisomerase (ATP-hydrolyzing) subunit B, which translates to MNEDITVNGNYGAGQIQVLEGLEAVRKRPGMYIGSTSSRGLHHLVYEVVDNSIDEALAGYCTKVDVTIHQDNSITVIDNGRGIPVDMHETGKPAVEVVLTVLHAGGKFGGEGYKVSGGLHGVGVSVVNALSMHLEVEVKRDGKVYTIRFERGNTVEELKVIGTTGETGTKVTFKPDPDIFEETEYHFDILKQRLRELAFLNKGLNIVLSDERTGVNENFHYEGGIVSFVEHLNKTKDPLHPKPIYLKGSKDTTLAELALQYNDGYVENIFSFVNNINTQEGGTHLSGFKIALTRSINDFARKLNMLKDNDENLSGEDIREGLTAVISVKIQEPQFEGQTKTKLGNSEVRGIVDTIVSEGLSEFFEENPSVTKKIIEKTIMASRAREAARKARELTRRKNALEVSSLPGKLADCSLKDPDQTEIYLVEGDSAGGSAKQGRDRRFQAILPLRGKILNVEKARLDKILNNEEIRAMITAFGCGISDEFDLEKRRYGRIIIMTDADVDGAHIRTLLLTFFYRYMQPLIESGKVYIAQPPLYLVKKGRESWYLYSDEEMDQLLSRIGRDSINVQRYKGLGEMNPEQLWDTTMNPEGRTILRVTLEDAMAADAIFSVLMGDKVEPRRNFIEEHAHNVRNLDI; encoded by the coding sequence GTGAATGAAGATATTACGGTAAATGGAAATTATGGAGCGGGGCAGATACAGGTACTGGAGGGCTTAGAGGCAGTACGTAAGCGTCCCGGTATGTATATAGGCAGTACGTCTTCCCGAGGATTGCATCATCTGGTTTACGAAGTAGTGGATAACAGTATTGATGAAGCTTTGGCCGGTTATTGCACCAAGGTAGATGTAACTATTCACCAGGATAACAGCATCACTGTTATTGATAATGGCCGGGGCATTCCGGTCGATATGCACGAAACCGGCAAACCGGCAGTAGAAGTGGTGCTGACCGTGCTGCATGCCGGCGGTAAATTCGGCGGCGAAGGTTATAAAGTGTCTGGCGGTTTGCATGGCGTCGGTGTTTCGGTTGTTAATGCCCTGAGTATGCATTTGGAAGTGGAAGTAAAACGGGACGGCAAGGTGTATACCATCCGTTTTGAACGGGGCAATACGGTTGAAGAACTGAAAGTTATAGGCACAACTGGGGAAACCGGCACTAAGGTTACCTTTAAGCCTGATCCGGATATCTTTGAGGAAACGGAATATCATTTTGATATTTTAAAACAGCGGTTGCGGGAATTGGCCTTTTTAAACAAGGGCTTGAATATCGTCCTGTCCGATGAGCGGACCGGCGTAAACGAAAATTTTCATTACGAAGGCGGTATCGTCTCTTTTGTGGAGCATTTGAATAAGACAAAAGATCCGCTTCATCCCAAACCAATTTATTTAAAAGGTTCGAAGGATACAACGCTGGCCGAACTGGCATTGCAGTATAATGACGGTTATGTGGAAAATATCTTTAGTTTTGTTAATAATATCAACACTCAGGAGGGCGGAACTCATTTAAGCGGTTTTAAGATCGCCCTGACCAGGTCGATTAATGATTTTGCCCGTAAATTAAACATGCTCAAGGACAATGATGAGAATCTGAGCGGCGAGGATATCCGGGAAGGCTTGACTGCCGTAATCAGTGTTAAAATCCAGGAGCCTCAGTTTGAGGGACAGACCAAAACTAAGCTGGGCAACAGTGAAGTACGGGGGATTGTCGATACCATCGTTTCCGAGGGACTGAGTGAATTTTTTGAGGAAAATCCTTCAGTTACCAAAAAGATCATTGAGAAAACCATTATGGCTTCCCGGGCCAGGGAAGCTGCCAGAAAGGCAAGGGAATTGACCCGCCGGAAAAATGCCCTGGAAGTAAGCTCGCTGCCGGGCAAGCTGGCCGATTGTTCGTTAAAGGACCCTGATCAAACGGAAATTTATCTGGTCGAAGGTGATTCAGCCGGTGGTTCAGCCAAGCAAGGACGGGATCGCAGATTTCAGGCTATTTTGCCGCTCAGGGGTAAAATCCTAAATGTGGAAAAGGCCCGGCTGGATAAGATTTTAAATAACGAAGAAATCCGGGCGATGATTACCGCTTTTGGCTGTGGTATCAGTGATGAATTTGATTTGGAAAAAAGAAGATATGGCCGGATTATTATCATGACCGATGCCGATGTAGACGGTGCCCATATCAGAACGCTGTTACTGACATTCTTTTATCGCTATATGCAGCCGCTGATTGAATCAGGCAAGGTATATATCGCTCAGCCGCCTTTGTATTTAGTTAAAAAAGGCCGGGAAAGCTGGTATCTGTACAGTGATGAGGAAATGGACCAATTGCTTAGCCGGATTGGCCGCGACAGTATCAATGTGCAACGGTATAAAGGCTTAGGCGAAATGAATCCCGAACAATTGTGGGATACAACGATGAATCCGGAAGGGCGTACTATCTTGCGGGTAACCCTGGAGGATGCCATGGCTGCCGATGCAATCTTTTCGGTACTAATGGGCGATAAGGTAGAGCCGCGGCGGAACTTTATTGAGGAACATGCCCATAATGTAAGGAATCTGGATATATAG
- the remB gene encoding extracellular matrix regulator RemB codes for MFLHLGADTVIPLKNVISINDLRTVKSGINHEFLKTMREEQMIVDISDNNPKSFVLTDKVVYLSAISSLTLKKRAGQIPEEEEE; via the coding sequence ATGTTTTTGCACCTAGGAGCTGATACTGTCATTCCACTCAAAAATGTCATTTCGATTAATGATTTAAGAACAGTAAAGTCCGGTATCAATCATGAGTTTTTGAAAACCATGAGGGAAGAGCAAATGATTGTTGATATTTCCGATAATAATCCGAAAAGTTTTGTGTTGACAGATAAGGTTGTTTACTTATCGGCTATTTCCTCCTTAACTCTAAAAAAACGGGCCGGACAAATTCCGGAAGAAGAGGAAGAATGA